From Candidatus Polarisedimenticolaceae bacterium:
GGACCGGAAACGACGTCGTGTTCCACGAGTTCGACGATCTCGGCAACCCGACGTTCGACGTGATCGATCGCCGCTACGTCCGCGCCGGGCTCTACGCCTCGTGGCTCTGGCGCGATCTCAACGTCTTCGGCGTCTACCTCCACGGCAAGGACGATCTGACGACGACCGATCTCACGACCGCCGCGGTGACCCAGCCCAACCCAACCTACGACGCCTGGTTCGTCCAGGCCGACTACGTGATCCGGCCGCCTTTCCAGGTGTCGCTCCGGTACGAGGACGTCGCGCCGGGCGACCCCTCCGCGGCGTCGATCCGCGTCGGCAATGCGAACTTCACCTATCTCATCGTCGCGAACATGAAGCTCATGCTCGAGTACCAGCGCGACCTTCACGAGTCGAAGAACTACAACGCCGCCGCCGTCCTGCGGTTCGCGTTCTAGGAGGACCATCGTGAGAATCCCGATCGTCACCGGCCTCGCCCTCGTGCTCACCCTCCCCGCGGTCGCGGGGGAAATCCACGGCACCGTCGCGTGCAAGGGCGTGCGCGACAGCGCGGGCGCCGTCGTCTACGTCGATGCGATTCCCGGCAAGACGTTCCCGGCACCGCAGGAGCACCAGAAGATCAACCAGCAGAATCTCGTGTTCGACCCGCACGTCCTTCCAGTGCTCGCCGGCACGACGGTCGATTTCCTCAACTCCGACGCGGTGCAGCACAACGTCTTCTCGCCGGATGCCTGCGCCGAAAAGTTCAACCTCGGGACGTGGCCCAAAGGTCAGACACGCAGCTACACGTTCAAGAAGGACTGCGTCGCGACGCTGCTGTGCAAGGTCCACCCTGAGATGGAGGCGTTCGTCGTCGCGGTGCCGACGCCGTACTTCGCCGTCACGAAGGCCGACGGCTCGTACAAGATCGCGGACGTTCCGGACGGCGCCTACACGCTCAAGGTGTGGCATCCCAAGCTCAAGGCGGCGACGAAGCCGGTCACGGTCGCCGGCAGCACCGACGTCGGCTTCGAGATCGCGAGGTAAGAGGCCGTGGCCGAGGCCAGCCGCGAGTGGCTCGAGCGGAACTTCCCCTGCAAGTGGGCGTGTCCCGTGCACACGGAGGCGGGCAAGTACGTCGCACTGATCGCCGAGGGGAGGTTCCGCGAGGCGTACGCGGTCGCGCGCCGGCCCAACCCCCTCGCCTCGATCTGCGGCCGGATCTGTGCCGCGCCGTGCGAAACCGTCTGCCGCCGCGGCGAGCTCGACGCGCCGATCGCGATCCGCGCGCTCAAGCGGTTCGTGACCGAGAAGTTCGGCGTCGAGAGCATGATGGACTTCTCCGTCCTCTCCGAGATCTACGGCAGGAGAACGGACCGCCACTCGGAGCGGGTCGCGGTGATCGGCTCGGGTCCGGCGGGGCTGGCCTGCGCGCACGACCTCGCGCTCCGGGGATACCCCGTCACGATCTTCGAGGGGGCCCCGGTCGCCGGCGGGATGCTGCGCCTCGGCGTCCCCGAATACCGGCTCCCGCGCGCGCTGATCCAGCTCGAGATCCACGCCATCCTCTCGCTCGGGGTCGAGCTGCGGGTTGACGCGCGCCTCGGCAGGGACTTCACGCTCCGCGATCTGCGCCAGCAGGGGTACGCGGCCGTGTTCCTCGCAGTAGGGGCGATGCGCGGCCGCGAGCTGGCGGTGGAAGGGATGGATCTGGACGGCGTGCTCAAAGGGGTCGACTACCTCCTCAACGTCAACCTCGGCTATCGGGTGGAGATGGGGAGCCGCATCGTCGTCATCGGAGGCGGCAACGTCGCCCTCGACGTCGCACGCACCGCGGCGCGCGGCGGCGAGCAGGAGAACCTCCAGCGCAACCTTTCGGTCGTCCAGGCGCTCGACGTCGCCCGGAGCGCCATCCGGTTCGGGGCGCGCGAGGTCACCGTCTGCTGTCTCGAATCGGAGCGCGAGATGCCCGCCGCTCGCGAAGAGATCGAGGAGGCGAAGCGGGAAGGCATCACGTTCCTCCATCGCGTCGGCCCGAAGCGGCTCGTCGGTGAGCACGCGCGCGTGACCGGAGTCGAGCTCCTCACCGTGTCGCGGGTCTTCGACGAGCGCGGACGTTTCTCGCCCCGCTTCGTCGACGGCTCGGAGTCGATCCTGCCGGCCGACACCGTCGTCGTCGCGATCGGGCAGACGGGCGACCTCAGCTTCCTCAACGAGGAGGACGGCGTCGCGACGAGCCAGGGGAGGATCGTCGTCGACCCGGACACCCTGGCGACCACCGCCGCGGGAATCTACGCCGGCGGCGACGCCGCGTTCGGCCCGAGGATCGCGATCACCGCGGTGGCCAACGGAAAGCGCGCCGCCCGATCGATCGACGAATTTCTCCGCGGGCGCTCCCTGCCCGACGAGGACCCGGTCGTGGAGATCGACGTGGAATCGCGCTACCGCCGCACGCTCGACTACGAGTCGATCCCGCGGCAGTCCCCCCCGACGAGGCCGATCGATCGCCGCATCGGGATCGCGGAGGTCGAGGAGTGCTTCAGCGAGCCGGCGGCCAGACGCGAAGCCACGCGGTGCCTCCACTGCTGGACCAACACGATCTTCGATCAGAGCGAGGCCGAAGGCACCGAATGCATCCTGTGCGGTGGCTGCCAGGACGTTTGTCCCGAGAGCTGCATCGAGATCCGCACCGCGGCATCGATCCGCTCGGCGCCGGCGGGATCGCGGATGCTCGCTCCGGTCTTCGTCGCCGGCGAGCCGTGGGGCTCGATCATCCTCAAGGACGAGGAGACGTGCATCCGCTGCGGCCTCTGCGCGCGGCGATGTCCCGCCGGCACGATCACGATGCAGAGCTTCGCGACCAAGGAGCCCGACCATGTCGTCGCGTGAGAGCCGGGGGATGAAGCGCAGAGACTTCCTGACGATGGCGGGCGTCGGCGCCTGCGCGTGCGCGGCCGCGGGAGCGGGCGTCGTCACGCTCGACTTTCTCCAGCCGAAGGTGCTGTTCGAGCCGCCGACCCGCTTCGTCGCCGGAACCGCCCTCGAGTTCCCGGAGGGCACCGTCCGGTTCGACCGCGAGCATCGCGCCTACGTCATCGGCGCTTCGGGCGGCGTCTACGCGATGACCGCGGTCTGCACGCACCTGGGTTGCATCACGCGCTTCCTCTCCGACGAGAACGTCATCGCGTGCCCCTGCCACGGGAGCCGCTTCGACCTCGAAGGCAACGTCGTGCACGGGCCGGCGCCGCGCCCCTTGCCCTGGATCGAGATCAAGCCCGACGGTGCGGGCAACCTCGTCGTCGACACGGCGTCGTTGGTCCCCGCCGGGACGATCGTGCGCGTATGAAAGCGCCGACGGCCTCCGGCGTCTCGGCCTGGATCCGGGACACGAGCGTCTACCGCTCGATCGTGCGGCACGGAGTCGCGGACACGAACTTGAATCGGGCGCTCGTGGTCATGGAGAACCTCTTCCTCCACGTGCATCCGATCAAGGTGCGGGCCAAGACGCTCCTGACGAAGCACACGTACTGGCTCGGCGGCATCACGCTCGCATGCACCGCGATCCTTTACGCGACCGGCATCCTGCTGATGTTCTACTACCACCCTTCCGTCCCGCAGGCCTATCGCGACATGAAGGAGCTGCAGTTCGTCGTCGACGACGGTCTCTTCCTGCGCAATCTGCATCGGTGGGGCGCCCACCTCATGGTCTTCGCGGCGTTCGCGCACATGCTGCGCGTCTTCTATCACCGCGCCTACCGCCCGCCCCGTCAGTTCAACTGGGTCGTCGGCGTCGTCCTCCTTCTCGCCACGCTGTTGCTGTCGTACACGGGCTACCTTCTGCCGTGGGACCAGCTCGCGTTTTGGGGGGTCTCGGTCGGAACGAACATGGTGCGCGCGGCGCCCTGGATCGGCGAGCCGTTCCGGTTCCTGCTCCTCGGCGGGCACGTCGTCTCGGAGAACGCGCTGCTCCGCTTCTACGTCCTCCACTGCGTCGTGCTTCCCGTGACCCTCATCCTCCTGGTCTCGGTCCACATCTGGCGCGTGCGGAAGGACGGGGGCGTCCAGGGCCCCCCCGAGCCCAGCGCCCCGCTGCGTGAGGAAGAACTTCCGTGAGCGATCTCCCGCCCATCGTCATCGAGGAATCGAACGATCCCCTCGCCGTGCCGCGACGCGTCGCCCTCGTCCGTCCCGACATCAGGCCCACGGTGAGGAAGGAAGACGAGAGGTTCGTCATGACGTTTCCGCACCTCGTCGTGCGGGAGATCATCCTCGTCCAAGCCGTCACGATCGTGCTCGCGATCGCGGCCCTCCTGTTCGACGCCCCCCTCCAGGGAATCGCCAACCCGACGGAGACGCCGAATCCCGCGAAGGCTCCCTGGTATTTCCTAGGCCTCCAGGAGCTGCTCCACTACTTCCCGCCCGTCGTCGCCGGCGTGCTCCTTCCGGGACTCGTCGTCGTGGCGCTCGTCGTCATCCCCTACGCCCGGGTCAATCTCGCGGCCCGCCCGTTGTGGGAGGACCGCCGGCCGCGCCGGATCGCGGGCATTCTCGTCACGCTCCTCGCCGTGACGGCCTTCGCCGTCCTCTTCGACTGCTGGCCGGTGGCCGCCGCGACGGTCGTCGTCGGTGCGCTCGTGCTGGCGGCCCGGGGAGGCGAGCGCGCCGGGGCGATCCGGAGCGCCCTGGCCCACGTCACGCTGCCGGAGTGGATCATGACGTGGTTCGTCGTCGTGGCGAGCGTCTTGACGGTCATCGGCACCTTCTTCCGCGGCCCGGGCTGGTCGTTCGTTTGGCCCTGGGCCTCCTTCCGCTCGTGGTGAAAGGACGACCGTGAGCCTGAGACGGACCTTCGCGGCGACGAGCTTCCTCTTCCTCGCGGTGCTCGCGATCTCTCCCGCGAAGAACGCCTTCCGGCCGCACCGCGCCTATCAGAAAGAGTTCCGCTCGCTCGGCGTTGCGCGTGCGCGCAGCCTCAAGGAGGCCCAGCGGTACGAGACGATGCCGATCGCGATCCGCCAGATCTGGCTCCAGCACCTCGACGACCGTGTGGACCGCTGTCCGACCTGCCATCTCGGCGCCGCCGACGCGGCGATGGCCGGGGCGCCGGAGCCGTACCGCCTCCATCCGGCGACCGCGCACACGCCGATGGAGTTCGATCGGTTCGGGTGCACCACCTGTCACGGCGGCCAAGGTCAAGCCACGAGCCGCGCCGAGGCGCATGGCACCGCGGAAGACGCGGGCCCGCCGATGCTCCCGATGGAGAACCTCGAGGCCGGATGCGGGCGCTGCCATGCCGGCGAGTCGATTGCAGGGGCGCCGGTCCTCTCCCGCGGCCGCGCCGTGATGACGCGCTACGGCTGCTACGCCTGCCATCTCGTCCGCGACCACGAGACCTTCCGCTCCGAGGCGCCCCCGCTGAGGACGATCGCGCTCAAGACCGGAGCCCCGTGGCTCCGCCTGTGGCTCAAGAATCCGAAGGCGGTCGATCCCAACACGACGATGCCGCGGTTCGATCTCTCGGACGACGACATCGAGGAGCTGTCGCACGCGCTCTTCGCGAGGACCCCTTCGCCCGCCCTCGCCGCCGCCATCGCATCCGCCGAGCGCGAGCCGGCGGGAGTCCCCGCTTCCGGGAAGAAGCTCTTCGCGGAGGCGCGTTGCATCAGCTGCCACACCGTCGAGGGCAAGGGACACGGGACCGCTCCCGAGCTGTCCAAGGTGGCGACTTCGGCGACGCGAGGCTGGCTCCTGGCCTTCCTGCGCGATCCGCACGCGTTCAACCCCCGCACGCGTATGCCGCAGTACGGCTTCTCGGAATCCGAGTCGCGCGACGTCGTCGCGTACCTCGAAGACGAGCTGCGCGATTTCGACGCGCCCAAGGACATCCTCGAGCCACTCCACGTCAACCTCACCCTCGCCGAGAAGGGCGAGAAGACGTTTCGCATGCGGGGCTGCGTCGCCTGCCATCCGGCGGAGAACGCGCAGGCGGCCGAACGGTTCGGCCCCGACCTCAACGGGATCGGCGACAAGAAGGCGACGTCGCTCGATTTCGGGAAGCGAGACGACCTTCCTCGCACCGCACCGGCGTGGCTGGCGGCAAAGCTCGAGCAGCCGCATTCGTTCGCGCCGGGCCTCAAGATGCCGACGTTCGAGTTACCCGCCGACGACGTGCAGGCCGCCGTCACCGCACTCCTCTCGCTGGGCGCTCAGCCGGTCCCCGAGGCGTATCGCACGGAGGCGCACGGGACGCCGTCGCTCGTTCCCGGCGGCGACGTCGGGCGGCTCGTCGACCGCTACCGCTGCCTGTCGTGTCACATGATCGGTAACGCAGGCGGCGACATCTCGACGGCGCCGCTGACGTTCGAGGGGAGCAAGGTCCGCCGTGCCTGGCTCGTCGACTATCTCCTCGTCTCCTATTCGATTCGCCCGATCCTCGAGGAGAGGATGCCGATCTTCCGGATGCCGCGGGCAGACGCGGAGCTCCTGGCCGGTGCGATCACCAGCCTCTATGTCGATCCCCGCATCCCGCAGGACCCGTTCGCCGGGCGACCCGCGTCCGACGCGGACGCCGGAGAGGGACAGCGCTTGTACACGACCCTCGGGTGCCGCGCCTGCCACATCATCGGCCCGACCGGCGGCTACGTCGGCCCACCGCTGACCGACACGCAGACGCGGCTCCAGCCCGGCTGGGTGTTCACGTGGCTCAAGGGTCCACAGAAGTGGCGCGCCGACGTGCGCTGCCCCGACTATGGGCTCACCGACACAGACGCGCTGAGATTGACGGCCTATCTCGAGACGCTGAAAGCACCGGCCGCCGACGCGACGGGTGCCAAACGATGAGCGCGCGGAGCCTCGTCATCGCGTTCGTGGCTCTCGGTCTCGTCGCCTGTGCGCGCAAGAGCGCGCCTCCGAAGCCCGCGGATGCCGCCGCGGCGGTGCCGCCGAGCTATGAGATGCGACTGGGACGGGACACCTACGTCCACTACTGCGCGACCTGCCACGGCGACGCCGGCGCGGGAGACGGGTTCAACGCTTACAACCTGGACCCGCATCCCCGCGACCTCTCCGACGCTGCGGTTCAGAAGAAGACCGATGCGCAGATCGCCGATGCGATCAGCCGTGGGGGCAGCGGTGTCGGGCTGTCGAGCCTCATGCCTCCGTGGGCCCACACGCTCTCCGATCGCCAAGTTGCCGAGGTGGTGCTCTACGTGCGTAGCTTGAAAAAGAGTCGGTAGCGGAAACGGGACCGCCGCCGAGGCCTAGCCGTCTCTGTCGAGGAGGTCGGTGCCGACGGATCGAGCCCGTCGGTCCACCGTCCCGGCGTACCTTCATGACCGTATGAACGCCTTGAAAGAAGGTCGCGCTTCCCGCACCGCGTCGCGCGTCGCCTTCCGCCGCGCCGCTCACCAAGTCCTCGACGCGCCGCTCGTCTTCTCGGATCCACTGGCGCTGCGCATCCTGAGCCGGGACGCCGTCGACGCGCTGCGACAGCATCCTCATCGAGTCGGAAATGGCCGCTACGACAAGATGATGCGCGCGTTCCTCGTCGTGAGGAGCCGGATCGCAGACGACGTGATCACGGCTCAGATCGCGAAGGGCGTGCGCCAGGTCGTGATCCTGGGAGCAGGGCTCGATACCTTCGCGTATCGTCATGGCATCGCGGACGTGCGTGTCTTCGAGATCGATCATCCTGCCACGCAGGCCTGGAAGCGCCGGCGGCTCGCCGACGCCGGCATCGCGATCCCTGAAACGCTGACGTTCGTTCCGGTCGACTTCGCAGAACGGAACCTGCGCGACGCGCTCAGCTCGTCGGGAGTGGACTTCGGCGCCGCGACGGTGTTTTCGTGGCTCGGCGTGTCGATGTACCTCGAGGCCGCCGCGGTATGGACGACGCTCTGTGACGTCGCAGCCGCGACGGCCCCCGGTGGCGGCGTGGTGTTCGATTACGTCGTGCCCGCCCCGCAGCTCGACTGGCGATCGCGGATCGGGCTCTGGCTGCTCGAGCGACGTGTGAGGAGGGCCGGCGAGCCGTTCCGGAGCTTCCTCGATCCCGGCGCTCTGACCCGCGGGATGCACGAGCTCGGATTCTCGACCATCGAGGACCTCGACGGCGCCGCGCTCAACGCACGTTACTTCGCACGTCGGGCCGACGGGCTGCGGGTCGGCTCCGCAGGGCATGTGATGGTGGCATTGAGGTGAATCTCG
This genomic window contains:
- a CDS encoding plastocyanin/azurin family copper-binding protein, which translates into the protein MRIPIVTGLALVLTLPAVAGEIHGTVACKGVRDSAGAVVYVDAIPGKTFPAPQEHQKINQQNLVFDPHVLPVLAGTTVDFLNSDAVQHNVFSPDACAEKFNLGTWPKGQTRSYTFKKDCVATLLCKVHPEMEAFVVAVPTPYFAVTKADGSYKIADVPDGAYTLKVWHPKLKAATKPVTVAGSTDVGFEIAR
- a CDS encoding cytochrome c gives rise to the protein MSARSLVIAFVALGLVACARKSAPPKPADAAAAVPPSYEMRLGRDTYVHYCATCHGDAGAGDGFNAYNLDPHPRDLSDAAVQKKTDAQIADAISRGGSGVGLSSLMPPWAHTLSDRQVAEVVLYVRSLKKSR
- a CDS encoding FAD-dependent oxidoreductase, coding for MAEASREWLERNFPCKWACPVHTEAGKYVALIAEGRFREAYAVARRPNPLASICGRICAAPCETVCRRGELDAPIAIRALKRFVTEKFGVESMMDFSVLSEIYGRRTDRHSERVAVIGSGPAGLACAHDLALRGYPVTIFEGAPVAGGMLRLGVPEYRLPRALIQLEIHAILSLGVELRVDARLGRDFTLRDLRQQGYAAVFLAVGAMRGRELAVEGMDLDGVLKGVDYLLNVNLGYRVEMGSRIVVIGGGNVALDVARTAARGGEQENLQRNLSVVQALDVARSAIRFGAREVTVCCLESEREMPAAREEIEEAKREGITFLHRVGPKRLVGEHARVTGVELLTVSRVFDERGRFSPRFVDGSESILPADTVVVAIGQTGDLSFLNEEDGVATSQGRIVVDPDTLATTAAGIYAGGDAAFGPRIAITAVANGKRAARSIDEFLRGRSLPDEDPVVEIDVESRYRRTLDYESIPRQSPPTRPIDRRIGIAEVEECFSEPAARREATRCLHCWTNTIFDQSEAEGTECILCGGCQDVCPESCIEIRTAASIRSAPAGSRMLAPVFVAGEPWGSIILKDEETCIRCGLCARRCPAGTITMQSFATKEPDHVVA
- a CDS encoding c-type cytochrome — protein: MSLRRTFAATSFLFLAVLAISPAKNAFRPHRAYQKEFRSLGVARARSLKEAQRYETMPIAIRQIWLQHLDDRVDRCPTCHLGAADAAMAGAPEPYRLHPATAHTPMEFDRFGCTTCHGGQGQATSRAEAHGTAEDAGPPMLPMENLEAGCGRCHAGESIAGAPVLSRGRAVMTRYGCYACHLVRDHETFRSEAPPLRTIALKTGAPWLRLWLKNPKAVDPNTTMPRFDLSDDDIEELSHALFARTPSPALAAAIASAEREPAGVPASGKKLFAEARCISCHTVEGKGHGTAPELSKVATSATRGWLLAFLRDPHAFNPRTRMPQYGFSESESRDVVAYLEDELRDFDAPKDILEPLHVNLTLAEKGEKTFRMRGCVACHPAENAQAAERFGPDLNGIGDKKATSLDFGKRDDLPRTAPAWLAAKLEQPHSFAPGLKMPTFELPADDVQAAVTALLSLGAQPVPEAYRTEAHGTPSLVPGGDVGRLVDRYRCLSCHMIGNAGGDISTAPLTFEGSKVRRAWLVDYLLVSYSIRPILEERMPIFRMPRADAELLAGAITSLYVDPRIPQDPFAGRPASDADAGEGQRLYTTLGCRACHIIGPTGGYVGPPLTDTQTRLQPGWVFTWLKGPQKWRADVRCPDYGLTDTDALRLTAYLETLKAPAADATGAKR
- a CDS encoding cytochrome b N-terminal domain-containing protein; amino-acid sequence: MKAPTASGVSAWIRDTSVYRSIVRHGVADTNLNRALVVMENLFLHVHPIKVRAKTLLTKHTYWLGGITLACTAILYATGILLMFYYHPSVPQAYRDMKELQFVVDDGLFLRNLHRWGAHLMVFAAFAHMLRVFYHRAYRPPRQFNWVVGVVLLLATLLLSYTGYLLPWDQLAFWGVSVGTNMVRAAPWIGEPFRFLLLGGHVVSENALLRFYVLHCVVLPVTLILLVSVHIWRVRKDGGVQGPPEPSAPLREEELP
- a CDS encoding SAM-dependent methyltransferase; amino-acid sequence: MNALKEGRASRTASRVAFRRAAHQVLDAPLVFSDPLALRILSRDAVDALRQHPHRVGNGRYDKMMRAFLVVRSRIADDVITAQIAKGVRQVVILGAGLDTFAYRHGIADVRVFEIDHPATQAWKRRRLADAGIAIPETLTFVPVDFAERNLRDALSSSGVDFGAATVFSWLGVSMYLEAAAVWTTLCDVAAATAPGGGVVFDYVVPAPQLDWRSRIGLWLLERRVRRAGEPFRSFLDPGALTRGMHELGFSTIEDLDGAALNARYFARRADGLRVGSAGHVMVALR
- a CDS encoding ubiquinol-cytochrome c reductase iron-sulfur subunit, translating into MKRRDFLTMAGVGACACAAAGAGVVTLDFLQPKVLFEPPTRFVAGTALEFPEGTVRFDREHRAYVIGASGGVYAMTAVCTHLGCITRFLSDENVIACPCHGSRFDLEGNVVHGPAPRPLPWIEIKPDGAGNLVVDTASLVPAGTIVRV